One window from the genome of Acidobacteriota bacterium encodes:
- a CDS encoding mechanosensitive ion channel domain-containing protein yields the protein MRQTPPTVESLTQGIAPFVPLLLTVAASALVLWVAHWLFLGRQRKMGNERKFARQLVMLGLTLAAMVTIILTLPVSESMRNQVLGLFGLVVSGIIAFSSTTVTANLMAGLMLRVTQPFRTGDFVEVDGQFGRVAERGLLDTEIQTEHRELIALPNTLLIREPVSVVQKSGAIVSCSLSLGYDIHHRRVESALMDAAHSCGLEDPFVHVLSLGDFSINYRVHGLLREVKGLLTARSDLRRKVLDTLHGKGIEIVSPTFMNQRQVHSEAAVLAEPPPLAIDESAGRAAAGRAEAIVFDKAEAAERLEEEADLLRQEIAGLDQAKAELPPEEQEDALGRLAEIRQRLAELAAESSPKSSES from the coding sequence ATGCGCCAGACACCTCCGACCGTCGAATCCCTCACTCAGGGCATTGCGCCCTTCGTGCCCTTGCTGCTGACGGTGGCCGCCTCCGCTCTCGTCCTCTGGGTGGCCCACTGGCTGTTCCTCGGTCGCCAGCGGAAGATGGGCAACGAACGCAAATTCGCCCGCCAGCTGGTGATGCTCGGCCTCACCCTGGCCGCGATGGTGACGATCATCCTGACGCTGCCGGTCAGCGAGTCGATGCGCAATCAGGTGCTGGGGCTCTTCGGCTTGGTCGTGTCGGGAATCATCGCCTTCTCCTCCACGACGGTGACGGCCAATCTGATGGCGGGCCTGATGCTGCGCGTCACCCAGCCGTTCCGCACCGGTGATTTCGTCGAAGTCGACGGCCAGTTCGGACGGGTCGCCGAACGCGGTCTCCTCGACACCGAGATCCAGACCGAGCATCGCGAGCTCATCGCCCTGCCCAACACGCTGTTGATTCGAGAGCCGGTGTCGGTGGTACAGAAGTCCGGCGCCATCGTCTCGTGCTCTTTGTCCCTGGGCTACGACATCCATCACCGCCGGGTCGAATCGGCACTGATGGATGCCGCCCACAGCTGTGGCCTGGAAGACCCCTTCGTCCACGTCCTCTCCCTCGGCGACTTTTCCATCAACTACCGCGTCCACGGCCTGCTGCGCGAGGTCAAAGGCCTGTTGACGGCGCGCTCGGACCTGCGTCGTAAAGTGCTCGACACCCTACACGGCAAAGGCATCGAAATCGTCTCGCCGACCTTCATGAACCAGCGCCAGGTCCACTCCGAGGCTGCGGTCCTGGCAGAGCCCCCGCCTCTCGCCATCGACGAGTCCGCCGGCCGCGCCGCAGCCGGCCGCGCCGAAGCCATCGTCTTCGACAAGGCGGAGGCTGCCGAGCGCCTCGAGGAGGAGGCCGATCTGCTGCGTCAGGAGATCGCCGGCCTCGATCAGGCGAAGGCCGAGCTGCCGCCGGAAGAGCAGGAAGACGCCCTCGGCCGACTCGCCGAGATTCGCCAGCGCCTCGCCGAGCTGGCAGCCGAGAGCTCACCCAAGAGCTCCGAATCCTGA